A part of Pseudomonas lutea genomic DNA contains:
- a CDS encoding flavin reductase family protein: MSDDIHFYEPSKGHGLPHDPFNAIVGPRPIGWISSQDAQGKLNLAPYSFFNAFNYVPPIIGFCSIGRKDSLNNVEQTGEFVWNLATRGLAEQMNMSCAAVPADVNEFELANLTAEPSRIVSVPRVKETPVAFECKVTQIIQLQRADKENVPSWLIMGEVVAVHIAKRLLKEGIYDTAAGEPILRGGGPGDYFQVTPESLFTMYRPKA; encoded by the coding sequence ATGTCAGACGATATTCATTTCTACGAACCGTCCAAAGGCCATGGCTTGCCCCATGACCCCTTCAACGCAATTGTGGGCCCACGCCCGATCGGCTGGATCTCGTCCCAGGACGCACAGGGCAAGTTGAACCTGGCCCCCTACAGCTTTTTCAACGCCTTCAACTACGTGCCTCCGATCATCGGCTTTTGCAGCATCGGCCGAAAGGACAGCCTCAACAACGTCGAACAGACCGGCGAGTTCGTGTGGAACCTGGCGACGCGCGGCCTAGCCGAGCAAATGAACATGAGCTGCGCCGCGGTGCCTGCGGACGTGAATGAATTTGAGCTGGCCAACCTGACGGCAGAACCCTCGCGCATCGTTTCGGTGCCGAGGGTTAAAGAGACGCCTGTGGCGTTCGAGTGCAAAGTAACGCAGATCATCCAGCTGCAGCGCGCCGACAAAGAGAACGTGCCGAGCTGGCTGATCATGGGTGAAGTGGTGGCTGTGCACATTGCCAAGCGGTTGCTGAAGGAAGGGATCTACGACACGGCTGCGGGCGAGCCGATCCTGCGCGGCGGCGGCCCGGGCGACTACTTTCAGGTGACGCCTGAGTCGCTGTTCACGATGTACCGGCCAAAAGCCTGA
- a CDS encoding sensor histidine kinase, which translates to MPRSARLVFHVALIIAGAVAAATLAMHQAERHALEDDAARSADRLALYANTLQTLIERYRALPAVLALDPQLRSALSGPVSTETTQALNLKLEQINGAAQSSTLELLDRNGLAVGASNWRLPSSYVGHNYGFRPYFTQTRATGVGRFYAVGVTSGIPGYFLANAVRDEAGQFIGAMVVKLEFPDLEHTWAQNDDLLLVSDAKGIVFIANQPEWRYRALQPLTTQDRAELASTRQYDKQPLTALHQEPLRTFNVNSHLSRVGAPDEQVDYLWQSLPLPTEGWTLHLLRKPQPAAEDVRNAALAAAGTWLTLVFLGLFLYQRWRLARVRQRSREELERLVEERTQDLQTAQEGLVQSTKLAALGQMSAALAHEINQPLTAQRMQLATLRLLLEHGRVDDAYKALSLLDQQLSRMAALTGHLKTFARKSPSGLRERLDLATVVDQALLLLDARIKSERVSCVLDLTRPAWVRGDAIRLEQVLINLLRNALDAMQDKPLKRLEIRIDEQPEHWRIAVIDSGGGIADEHLASVFDPFFTTKPVGDGLGLGLAVSFAIVHELGGRLSAENVSAGARFFFCLGKAQEA; encoded by the coding sequence ATGCCTCGCTCAGCTCGACTTGTTTTCCATGTGGCCCTGATCATTGCCGGTGCCGTCGCTGCGGCCACGCTGGCGATGCATCAGGCCGAACGCCATGCCCTTGAAGACGACGCGGCACGGTCTGCAGACCGCCTGGCGCTTTACGCCAACACCCTGCAAACACTCATTGAACGCTACCGAGCCCTGCCCGCCGTGCTGGCGCTTGACCCTCAATTGCGGTCAGCCCTGAGCGGTCCGGTCAGCACCGAGACTACCCAGGCGCTTAACCTCAAGCTGGAGCAGATCAACGGTGCGGCCCAGTCATCGACTCTGGAGCTGCTGGACCGTAATGGCCTAGCGGTCGGCGCCAGCAACTGGCGCTTGCCGAGCAGCTACGTGGGCCACAACTATGGCTTCCGCCCCTACTTCACGCAGACCCGCGCAACTGGGGTCGGGCGCTTTTACGCCGTTGGCGTCACCAGCGGCATCCCGGGCTACTTCCTGGCCAACGCCGTGCGCGATGAAGCCGGGCAGTTCATCGGGGCAATGGTGGTCAAGCTTGAGTTTCCGGACCTGGAACACACATGGGCGCAAAACGACGACCTGTTGCTGGTCAGTGACGCCAAAGGCATCGTCTTCATTGCCAACCAGCCAGAGTGGCGGTATCGGGCTCTGCAACCGCTCACCACGCAGGACAGGGCCGAGCTGGCCAGCACCCGCCAGTACGACAAGCAACCCCTGACGGCACTGCATCAGGAGCCGCTTCGCACGTTCAACGTGAACAGTCACCTGAGCCGCGTAGGCGCGCCAGACGAACAGGTTGATTACCTGTGGCAATCGCTGCCCTTGCCCACCGAGGGCTGGACATTGCACCTGCTGCGCAAACCCCAGCCCGCCGCAGAGGACGTGCGCAACGCTGCCCTCGCAGCGGCAGGCACCTGGCTGACGCTGGTGTTCCTCGGGCTGTTTTTGTATCAGCGCTGGCGCCTTGCACGGGTGCGTCAGCGCAGCCGTGAAGAGCTCGAACGCCTGGTCGAAGAGCGCACTCAGGATCTGCAAACCGCACAGGAGGGTCTGGTGCAGTCCACCAAACTGGCGGCACTGGGCCAGATGTCAGCCGCGCTCGCCCACGAAATCAATCAACCGTTGACCGCCCAGCGTATGCAGCTCGCGACATTGCGCCTGTTGCTGGAACACGGCCGGGTCGACGATGCCTACAAAGCGTTGAGCCTGCTTGACCAGCAGTTGAGCCGCATGGCGGCGCTTACCGGGCACCTGAAAACATTCGCCCGCAAAAGCCCAAGCGGTCTGCGTGAGCGCCTTGACCTGGCGACCGTGGTTGACCAGGCGCTGCTGTTGCTCGACGCCAGAATCAAAAGCGAGCGCGTCAGTTGCGTGCTTGACCTGACGCGTCCCGCATGGGTGCGCGGCGACGCCATCCGGCTTGAACAGGTGCTCATCAACCTGCTGCGCAATGCGCTGGACGCGATGCAGGACAAACCGCTCAAGCGCCTCGAAATTCGGATCGACGAGCAGCCCGAGCACTGGCGAATCGCGGTTATCGACAGTGGCGGCGGCATTGCCGACGAACATCTGGCCAGCGTATTCGATCCTTTTTTCACCACCAAACCGGTGGGCGATGGACTGGGGCTGGGGCTCGCGGTCTCGTTCGCCATCGTGCATGAGCTGGGCGGCCGCCTCAGCGCCGAAAATGTCAGCGCTGGCGCACGGTTTTTCTTTTGCCTCGGCAAGGCTCAGGAGGCTTAA
- a CDS encoding MFS transporter produces MAIPNSASPGAAATTVAEKTTGNRLKSIFSGSVGNMVEWYDWYVYAAFSLYFAKVFFPKGDTTAQLLNTAAIFAVGFLMRPIGGWLMGLYADRKGRKAALMASVLLMCFGSLIIALTPGYETIGVGAPIMLVFARLLQGLSVGGEYGTSATYLSEMATKERRGFFSSFQYVTLISGQLIALAVLIVLQQTLTTEQLHAWGWRIPFGIGALCAVVALFLRRGMEETESFTRKKDKPKESLMRTLMRHPKELMTVVGLTMGGTLAFYTYTTYMQKYLVNTVGMSITDSTTISAATLFLFMLLQPVIGALSDKIGRRPILIAFGVLGTLCTVPILTTLHTIQSWWGAFFLIMAALIIVSGYTSINAVVKAELFPTEIRALGVGLPYALTVSIFGGTAEYIALWFKSIGMETGYYWYVTACIAVSLLVYVFMKDTRKHSRIETD; encoded by the coding sequence ATGGCCATCCCCAATTCTGCTTCCCCCGGAGCGGCTGCCACCACAGTCGCAGAAAAAACCACCGGAAATCGCCTGAAATCCATTTTCAGCGGATCCGTCGGCAACATGGTCGAGTGGTACGACTGGTACGTCTACGCCGCTTTCTCTCTCTACTTCGCCAAAGTCTTCTTCCCCAAGGGCGACACCACTGCCCAACTGCTCAACACCGCCGCGATCTTCGCTGTGGGCTTTCTCATGCGGCCTATCGGCGGCTGGCTCATGGGCCTTTATGCTGACCGCAAAGGCCGCAAGGCTGCATTGATGGCGTCGGTCCTGCTGATGTGTTTTGGTTCGCTGATCATCGCCCTCACGCCCGGGTATGAAACCATCGGCGTCGGCGCCCCGATCATGCTGGTGTTCGCCCGCTTGCTGCAGGGCCTGTCGGTGGGTGGCGAATACGGCACCTCGGCAACCTACCTCAGCGAAATGGCGACCAAAGAGCGTCGTGGCTTTTTCTCGAGCTTCCAGTACGTCACGCTGATCTCGGGTCAGCTCATCGCACTCGCGGTATTGATCGTGCTGCAACAAACGCTGACGACCGAACAGCTGCACGCGTGGGGCTGGCGCATCCCGTTCGGCATTGGCGCCCTGTGCGCGGTGGTGGCGCTGTTTCTGCGTCGCGGCATGGAAGAGACCGAGTCGTTCACCCGCAAGAAGGACAAGCCCAAAGAGAGCCTGATGCGCACATTGATGCGCCATCCCAAGGAGCTGATGACTGTGGTCGGGCTGACCATGGGCGGAACGCTGGCCTTCTACACGTACACCACGTACATGCAGAAGTACCTGGTGAACACGGTGGGCATGAGCATCACCGATTCGACCACCATCTCCGCCGCCACGCTGTTCCTGTTCATGCTTTTGCAGCCTGTTATCGGCGCGCTGTCTGACAAGATCGGCCGTCGGCCGATCCTGATCGCGTTCGGCGTTTTGGGGACCTTGTGTACCGTACCGATTCTCACCACGCTGCACACCATTCAAAGCTGGTGGGGTGCGTTCTTCCTGATCATGGCTGCGCTGATCATCGTCAGCGGCTACACGTCGATCAACGCGGTGGTCAAGGCGGAACTGTTCCCGACCGAAATCCGTGCGCTGGGCGTGGGCTTGCCGTATGCGTTGACGGTATCGATCTTCGGCGGCACCGCTGAATACATCGCGCTGTGGTTCAAAAGCATCGGCATGGAGACCGGGTACTACTGGTACGTCACGGCCTGCATCGCGGTGTCGCTGCTGGTCTATGTCTTCATGAAAGACACTCGCAAGCATTCGCGGATCGAAACTGACTGA
- a CDS encoding antibiotic biosynthesis monooxygenase family protein, with the protein MLDTSIVSHRVAIRAGAGHSEKVGVRLSSLIDSCSAAQGCLHFALQRSLTDDDVWVITGSWADPSAMNDWFAAPELNLFSELVTERLVASLDFQTFATVTAAQARTGYRAEEVRLAG; encoded by the coding sequence ATGCTTGACACTTCAATCGTTAGCCACCGGGTCGCCATTCGCGCCGGCGCCGGCCACAGTGAGAAAGTGGGGGTGCGATTAAGCAGCCTTATCGACTCGTGCAGTGCTGCACAGGGTTGTCTGCACTTTGCGCTGCAGCGTTCCCTGACGGACGATGATGTCTGGGTTATTACCGGTTCGTGGGCTGATCCTTCTGCGATGAATGACTGGTTCGCTGCGCCTGAACTGAATCTGTTTTCCGAACTGGTGACAGAACGGCTGGTCGCAAGCCTGGACTTCCAGACCTTCGCGACGGTGACGGCGGCTCAGGCCCGCACCGGCTATCGTGCAGAAGAAGTTCGCCTGGCAGGATGA
- a CDS encoding AraC family transcriptional regulator, with product MTQQRAELAELIRRHAPTDGSFQTVIKPLFMVRHDRPSQSVPGLVQPALCIMAQGRKDVMLGGELYTYDPLNYLVLSVALPISGKVIYATPEEPHLALRLEIDPAEINALIAEAGPMSVPTGHSGRGMYVERIDTQLLDAVIRLIRLLDTPKDIAMLAPLINREILYRLLRGSEGHRLYEIAISNCQTHRVTQAIKWLNDHFQEPLRIEDLAREVNLSVSTLHHRFKAVTAMSPLQYQKQLRLQEARRLMLADGLEASAAGYRVGYESASQFSREYSRLFGAPPLRDLARLRNTV from the coding sequence ATGACGCAACAGCGCGCCGAGCTGGCAGAGCTGATTCGCCGTCATGCGCCAACCGATGGCAGTTTCCAGACGGTGATCAAGCCGCTGTTCATGGTTCGCCATGATCGCCCGTCGCAATCGGTGCCCGGCTTGGTCCAACCGGCGCTGTGCATCATGGCCCAGGGACGCAAGGACGTGATGCTCGGCGGCGAGTTGTACACCTACGACCCTCTCAATTACCTCGTGCTGTCGGTCGCGTTGCCAATCAGCGGCAAGGTCATCTATGCAACGCCCGAAGAGCCACACCTGGCGCTGCGCCTGGAAATCGATCCCGCTGAAATCAATGCGTTGATCGCAGAGGCCGGTCCGATGAGCGTGCCGACCGGCCACAGCGGGCGAGGCATGTACGTCGAGCGGATCGACACGCAGTTGCTCGACGCAGTGATTCGACTTATCCGCCTGCTGGATACGCCGAAGGACATTGCCATGCTCGCGCCGCTGATCAACCGGGAGATCCTCTACCGTTTGCTGCGCGGGAGTGAGGGGCATCGGCTGTACGAAATCGCCATCTCAAACTGCCAGACCCACCGCGTCACGCAGGCGATCAAATGGCTCAACGACCATTTTCAGGAGCCCTTGCGCATTGAGGACCTGGCCAGAGAGGTAAACCTGAGCGTCTCGACCCTGCATCATCGTTTTAAAGCCGTGACGGCCATGAGCCCGTTGCAGTATCAAAAACAACTGCGGCTGCAGGAGGCGCGCCGGTTAATGCTTGCGGACGGGCTCGAAGCATCCGCCGCCGGTTACCGGGTGGGCTATGAAAGCGCCTCGCAATTCAGCCGCGAGTACAGCCGCCTGTTCGGCGCACCGCCGCTTCGGGACCTGGCACGCCTGCGCAATACCGTCTGA
- a CDS encoding sigma-54-dependent transcriptional regulator, with the protein MLNSVIVVDDEAPIREAVEQWLTLSGFTVQVFSRAEACLAQLPDAFPGVILSDVRMPGMDGLQLLAELQAKDRDLPVILLTGHGDVPMAVDAMRDGAYDFLEKPFTPERLLGSLRRALEKRALVLDNRTLHEQADHRSRLDATLLGMSPTMQTLRRQVLDLSPLPVNVLIRGETGSGKEMVARCLHDFGSRADKPFVAVNCAAIPEPLFEAELFGHESGAFTGAQGKRVGKLEFAHGGTVFLDEIESMPLAQQVKLLRVIQERRIERLGSNQSIEIDVRIIAATKPDLLDEARAGRFREDLAYRLNIAELRLPPLRDRREDIPMLFSHFSRQAAQRLARSAPALSGAQLSHLLSHDWPGNVRELANAAERQVLGLDNPAAEALAGGQSLVAQQEAFEAHCIRSALQRHRGDIKAVMNELQVPRRTLNEKMQRHGLVREDFLAEGNSPR; encoded by the coding sequence ATGCTCAATTCGGTGATCGTGGTAGACGACGAGGCGCCCATCCGGGAAGCCGTGGAGCAATGGCTGACATTGTCCGGCTTTACCGTGCAGGTGTTCAGTCGCGCCGAGGCATGTCTGGCGCAGCTGCCCGATGCCTTCCCCGGCGTGATTCTGAGCGATGTGCGCATGCCTGGCATGGACGGTCTCCAGTTGCTCGCAGAGTTGCAGGCGAAGGACCGCGACTTGCCAGTGATCCTGCTGACCGGTCACGGGGATGTGCCGATGGCCGTGGACGCGATGCGCGACGGAGCGTATGACTTTCTGGAGAAGCCGTTCACCCCGGAACGACTGCTTGGCAGCCTGCGCAGGGCGCTGGAGAAACGCGCGCTGGTGCTGGATAACCGCACGCTGCACGAACAGGCTGACCACCGCTCGCGCCTGGACGCGACGCTGTTGGGCATGTCGCCGACGATGCAGACGCTGCGCCGACAGGTGCTGGATTTATCGCCATTGCCGGTGAACGTGTTGATTCGTGGCGAGACGGGTAGCGGCAAGGAGATGGTTGCGCGGTGTCTGCATGATTTCGGTTCCAGGGCTGACAAGCCTTTCGTCGCGGTCAATTGCGCGGCGATTCCCGAACCGCTGTTTGAGGCCGAGCTGTTCGGCCACGAGAGCGGCGCGTTCACCGGCGCCCAGGGTAAGCGCGTCGGCAAGCTGGAATTCGCCCACGGCGGCACAGTGTTTCTCGACGAGATTGAAAGCATGCCGCTGGCTCAGCAGGTCAAGTTACTGCGGGTGATTCAGGAACGACGTATCGAGCGGCTGGGCTCGAATCAGAGCATTGAGATCGACGTGCGCATCATTGCTGCGACCAAACCCGATCTGCTGGATGAAGCGCGAGCCGGTCGCTTTCGTGAAGATTTGGCCTACCGATTGAACATTGCCGAATTGCGCCTGCCGCCGCTGCGCGACAGGCGCGAGGACATTCCGATGCTGTTTAGCCATTTTTCCAGGCAGGCAGCCCAACGCCTGGCTCGCAGCGCGCCGGCTCTGAGCGGAGCGCAATTAAGCCATCTCCTCAGCCATGACTGGCCGGGCAATGTCCGAGAGCTTGCCAATGCCGCCGAGCGTCAGGTTCTGGGGCTGGACAACCCGGCCGCTGAAGCCCTGGCGGGTGGCCAGTCGCTGGTGGCGCAGCAAGAGGCGTTCGAAGCGCACTGCATCCGCTCAGCATTGCAACGGCATCGGGGCGACATCAAGGCAGTGATGAACGAGCTGCAGGTGCCACGGCGAACGCTGAATGAAAAGATGCAGCGGCACGGGCTGGTACGCGAGGATTTCCTGGCGGAAGGCAATTCACCGCGCTGA
- a CDS encoding LysR substrate-binding domain-containing protein: MKRLPPLPALHTFLITAKCCNFTRAAEALHLTQGAVSRQISGLESHLGYRLFIRQARGLSLTPQGRELLPRIEQVFGLIEEAVTEVDARPRALQIKAPTCISRWLLPRLMHWQKERPDAPVQLTTTSAHGVDFQREDFDAAVIYGAHPGESVHAQHLFDEQLTPVCSPSMAAGEPRWHLDDLQKRMMLHPTLDERDWALWLKAAGARPNAVMQGQHFDTMDLAMTVASQSEGVAIGDWSLIGEDLDAGRLMMPFDLKVRTGAGYYLVSPKRTAVPGALTKLLDWLSEQAAERRRG; the protein is encoded by the coding sequence ATGAAACGTCTCCCGCCCCTGCCCGCGCTGCATACGTTCCTGATCACGGCCAAGTGCTGCAATTTCACGCGGGCCGCCGAGGCACTGCACCTCACCCAGGGCGCCGTCAGCCGCCAGATCTCGGGGCTGGAAAGTCATCTTGGCTATCGATTGTTCATTCGTCAGGCCCGAGGTTTGTCCCTCACCCCACAAGGCCGCGAACTGCTGCCACGCATTGAACAGGTGTTCGGTCTGATCGAAGAAGCCGTGACTGAGGTGGACGCCAGACCCAGAGCGCTGCAGATCAAGGCCCCGACCTGCATCAGTCGCTGGTTGTTGCCCCGGCTGATGCACTGGCAGAAGGAACGGCCCGACGCACCGGTGCAGTTGACCACCACCAGCGCCCATGGCGTGGACTTTCAACGTGAGGACTTTGACGCGGCGGTGATATATGGCGCGCATCCGGGTGAGTCGGTGCATGCGCAGCACCTGTTTGACGAACAGCTCACGCCAGTCTGTTCGCCGTCAATGGCAGCCGGGGAGCCGCGCTGGCACCTCGATGATCTGCAGAAGCGCATGATGTTGCACCCGACTCTCGATGAACGGGACTGGGCGCTCTGGCTCAAAGCCGCGGGTGCCAGGCCGAATGCTGTCATGCAAGGCCAGCACTTCGACACGATGGACCTGGCCATGACTGTTGCCTCACAGAGCGAGGGCGTTGCCATCGGTGACTGGTCGCTGATCGGCGAAGACCTCGATGCGGGGCGACTGATGATGCCCTTCGACTTGAAAGTCAGAACCGGCGCTGGGTATTACCTAGTGTCTCCCAAACGCACCGCTGTGCCTGGGGCGCTCACGAAATTGCTGGACTGGCTATCGGAGCAGGCTGCCGAGCGACGCAGGGGCTGA
- a CDS encoding 5-guanidino-2-oxopentanoate decarboxylase — translation MATCGEVLVKLLEGYGVERVFGIPGVHTVELYRGLAGSSITHITPRHEQGAGFMADGYARTRGQPGVCFIITGPGMTNIITAMGQAYADSIPMLVISSVQSRNQLGGGRGKLHELPSQSALVAGVAAFSHTLMSAAELPSVLARAFAVFQAARPRPVHIEIPLDVLVENADGLLRSQPVSVTRAGAAPNAITQMAKLLAHAQRPLILAGGGAIDSAPALKRLAERLAAPVALTINAKGMLPGKHPLLLGSTQSLDATREVIESADVVLAIGTELAETDYDITFQGHFNIPGLLLRIDIDPDQTVRQFAPEVALVADARYAAEALVIALSGEVLAPRNEDWGPARVAALRARLDADWDEATRAQTLFLQTVLEVLPEAVIVGDSTQPVYTGNLTLDLDKPRRWFNSSTGYGTLGYALPAAMGAWLGSRDAGERNPVVCLIGDGGLQFTLSELVSAVEAHVPIIVLLWNNQGYEEIKRYMVKRAIEPVGVDIYSPDFIGVAKALGCAAEAVVGGAQLVEALEAAGRREGPTLIEIDQRAWMEARMGTV, via the coding sequence ATGGCGACGTGCGGGGAAGTGCTGGTCAAGTTGCTGGAGGGTTACGGCGTCGAACGCGTCTTTGGTATCCCGGGCGTACACACGGTTGAGCTGTATCGCGGTCTGGCCGGTTCGTCGATCACCCACATCACCCCGCGCCACGAGCAGGGCGCGGGTTTCATGGCCGATGGTTACGCGCGAACGCGCGGACAGCCTGGCGTGTGCTTCATCATCACCGGCCCCGGCATGACCAATATCATCACGGCGATGGGGCAGGCGTATGCGGACTCGATTCCGATGCTGGTCATCTCCAGTGTCCAGTCGCGCAATCAGCTGGGAGGCGGGCGCGGCAAGCTGCATGAGCTGCCGTCACAGAGCGCACTGGTCGCAGGCGTTGCGGCGTTCTCCCACACGCTGATGTCTGCCGCTGAGCTGCCCTCGGTGCTGGCGCGGGCCTTCGCGGTGTTTCAGGCGGCGCGGCCGCGTCCGGTGCACATCGAGATCCCGCTCGACGTACTGGTGGAGAATGCCGACGGCCTGCTGCGCAGCCAGCCGGTTTCGGTCACGCGCGCCGGAGCGGCCCCCAACGCAATCACGCAGATGGCGAAGCTCTTGGCCCATGCGCAACGGCCGCTGATTTTGGCGGGCGGTGGCGCCATCGACAGCGCCCCGGCATTGAAGCGGCTGGCCGAACGGCTCGCCGCTCCGGTCGCACTGACGATCAACGCCAAGGGCATGCTGCCAGGCAAACACCCGCTGTTGCTGGGCTCGACACAGTCACTTGACGCCACGCGTGAGGTCATCGAGAGCGCCGACGTGGTGCTGGCCATTGGGACGGAACTGGCGGAAACCGATTACGACATCACTTTTCAGGGACACTTCAACATTCCGGGCCTGTTGTTGCGCATCGACATCGACCCGGACCAGACGGTACGCCAGTTTGCGCCCGAGGTCGCGCTGGTGGCCGACGCCCGATATGCCGCCGAGGCGTTGGTGATCGCGTTGTCCGGTGAGGTCCTCGCCCCACGCAATGAAGATTGGGGGCCCGCACGAGTGGCTGCGCTGAGGGCCAGGCTGGATGCTGACTGGGACGAGGCAACACGTGCGCAGACGCTGTTCTTGCAGACGGTCCTCGAAGTGCTGCCGGAGGCCGTGATCGTTGGCGACTCCACCCAGCCCGTCTACACCGGCAACCTGACACTGGACCTCGACAAGCCTCGCCGCTGGTTCAACTCATCCACGGGCTATGGAACGCTGGGTTACGCGTTGCCTGCCGCTATGGGGGCATGGCTGGGCAGTCGCGACGCCGGTGAGCGCAATCCGGTGGTGTGCCTGATCGGTGATGGCGGCCTGCAGTTCACGCTGTCCGAGTTGGTGAGCGCGGTGGAAGCGCACGTGCCCATCATCGTGCTGCTGTGGAATAACCAGGGTTATGAAGAGATCAAAAGGTACATGGTCAAACGCGCCATTGAGCCGGTGGGTGTAGACATCTACTCGCCGGACTTCATCGGCGTAGCGAAAGCCCTGGGCTGCGCGGCCGAGGCCGTCGTTGGGGGCGCGCAGTTGGTGGAGGCGCTGGAAGCCGCTGGCCGACGCGAAGGACCGACGCTGATCGAAATTGATCAGCGCGCGTGGATGGAGGCGCGGATGGGGACGGTGTGA